A genomic window from Microscilla marina ATCC 23134 includes:
- a CDS encoding PAS domain-containing protein, protein MAKLFGKEINLNFGAIKTRLIASFALIGLFVLLIILVAYLATSSTIRQNDQVMSIYQPTNQSVQALQIDISQTIRAIQKRVNVYYDSQEEFIKNLYRDLRTINKLKRAQVKHLEKLNAVFAQYNRTELKDIFQNIQGNLKKINAEIDKCRFVVRNSEKINQKIWRYQHLTAPTTQDTILLLHNEELANLLEVKLVPLEAELHSLVKEFIFKNNIVIKETNHLLNDNLHMLLIMEFLMVAILCIIIFFAIQLLMKYLNNDLEVIVLYIKKLLNGEIPKRPFTKSHEFMTLAHHLNALIKDLVSLRRFALRVNDNKFDNDEALFKDSGDLGAALAKMRDGLKQVSDENKERYWSNAGIAKFSDILRSNVDNLLNMGNDLISNLVKYLEINQGGFFTVEHDPEGKEEYLQLTASYAYNSQKYLEKKVLRGQGLIGQAWVEKNTIYLKDIPKDYAIITSGMGEATPTCIVIVPLHVNGMVLGVIELGAFHDIAPYKVEFIEKIAKDIASSIAATRANEQTRLLLTESQEKTETMERQEEIMRKNVRQLQDTQNVMRQAQKELATKEANLDALINSTPHAMIAFDLSYRVTAINKSMRQRYIETGVNLDIGNNMLDAMAKEEIEKHQHEYKRVLSGEKFVVMHQSIKNNQEFFYLLNYNPIKDHKGKVIGASLFIEDISQQQRAQMSLKETERNLKSLINNTEDAIVAFNQDYEILVVNDKYKEKFKDHPLRLEAGAHILDFLEKGHEEEWKVYYERALGGESFMELRDETIFGFKPRYLEYWFNPIYDEGQEVTGVSIFSRDVSEARSSERKVRQLLLESLESEEKLRRHENDMQKRIVNYEKRIQELEEQIKILDNLGNEPGIQ, encoded by the coding sequence ATGGCAAAACTCTTTGGTAAAGAAATTAATCTAAATTTTGGTGCAATCAAAACCCGGTTGATCGCGAGTTTTGCACTGATTGGCTTGTTTGTACTGCTTATTATACTAGTAGCCTACCTTGCTACCAGCAGCACCATTCGGCAAAACGATCAGGTAATGTCGATTTATCAGCCCACCAATCAATCGGTTCAGGCATTACAAATCGACATTAGCCAAACCATCAGAGCCATTCAAAAACGAGTAAATGTTTATTATGATTCCCAGGAAGAGTTTATCAAAAATTTGTACCGAGACCTCCGGACAATTAACAAACTAAAAAGGGCGCAAGTCAAGCATTTAGAAAAACTCAATGCAGTGTTTGCCCAATACAACCGAACAGAACTCAAAGATATTTTTCAGAATATTCAAGGTAACTTAAAAAAAATCAACGCTGAGATTGACAAATGTCGCTTTGTTGTACGTAACTCTGAGAAAATCAATCAAAAAATTTGGCGATACCAACACCTCACTGCTCCCACAACTCAAGACACCATTCTTCTGCTGCATAACGAAGAGCTTGCCAACTTGCTAGAAGTAAAACTCGTGCCACTGGAAGCAGAGCTCCATAGCCTGGTCAAAGAGTTTATTTTTAAAAATAACATTGTGATCAAAGAAACCAACCACCTGCTCAACGACAACCTGCACATGTTATTGATCATGGAGTTTTTAATGGTGGCTATTCTCTGTATTATTATATTTTTTGCCATCCAGTTGCTCATGAAATACCTCAACAACGACCTAGAGGTGATCGTTCTCTACATAAAAAAGCTTTTGAATGGCGAAATTCCCAAACGCCCCTTCACCAAAAGCCATGAGTTCATGACCTTGGCACACCACCTCAATGCTTTAATCAAAGATTTGGTAAGCCTCAGAAGATTTGCATTAAGAGTGAATGATAACAAGTTTGACAATGACGAAGCGCTGTTTAAAGACTCGGGAGATTTAGGTGCAGCCCTGGCAAAAATGCGGGATGGACTCAAGCAAGTATCTGACGAAAACAAGGAACGCTACTGGAGCAATGCCGGAATTGCCAAATTCAGTGATATATTACGCTCTAATGTTGACAACTTGTTGAACATGGGGAATGACCTGATATCGAACCTGGTGAAGTACCTTGAAATCAATCAAGGTGGCTTTTTCACGGTAGAGCACGACCCGGAAGGCAAAGAAGAGTATTTGCAGCTTACTGCTTCGTATGCTTACAATAGCCAAAAATACCTTGAAAAAAAGGTACTGAGAGGACAAGGGCTCATAGGACAAGCCTGGGTAGAAAAAAACACCATTTACCTGAAAGATATTCCTAAAGACTATGCCATTATCACCTCTGGAATGGGCGAAGCTACGCCTACCTGTATCGTAATTGTGCCATTGCATGTAAACGGAATGGTGCTGGGGGTTATAGAGTTAGGCGCTTTTCATGATATTGCACCTTATAAAGTAGAGTTTATAGAAAAAATAGCCAAGGATATAGCCTCCTCTATTGCTGCCACCCGTGCCAACGAACAAACTCGTTTGTTGCTGACCGAATCGCAAGAAAAAACAGAGACGATGGAGCGTCAAGAGGAGATTATGCGTAAAAATGTGCGACAACTGCAAGACACTCAAAACGTGATGCGTCAAGCGCAAAAAGAGCTTGCTACTAAAGAAGCCAACCTCGATGCCCTCATCAATAGTACGCCCCACGCCATGATTGCCTTTGACCTAAGCTACCGGGTAACCGCTATTAACAAGTCTATGCGGCAACGCTACATAGAAACCGGGGTAAACCTCGATATTGGCAACAATATGCTGGATGCCATGGCTAAAGAAGAAATTGAAAAACACCAGCACGAATACAAACGGGTGTTATCGGGTGAAAAATTTGTGGTGATGCATCAATCTATCAAGAACAACCAAGAGTTTTTCTATTTGCTCAATTACAACCCTATCAAAGATCACAAAGGCAAGGTGATAGGCGCCTCGCTCTTTATAGAAGATATTTCACAGCAACAACGGGCACAAATGTCGTTGAAAGAAACCGAGCGTAACCTTAAATCACTGATTAACAACACTGAAGATGCCATTGTAGCTTTTAATCAAGACTATGAAATACTGGTGGTAAATGATAAATACAAAGAAAAGTTTAAAGACCATCCACTAAGGCTGGAAGCCGGAGCCCATATACTCGATTTTTTAGAAAAAGGCCACGAAGAAGAATGGAAAGTGTACTATGAGAGGGCATTGGGTGGCGAAAGCTTTATGGAGCTGCGAGATGAAACGATCTTTGGTTTTAAACCCCGTTATTTAGAGTACTGGTTTAACCCTATTTATGATGAAGGACAAGAAGTAACTGGAGTATCTATATTTTCGCGCGATGTGAGCGAAGCTCGAAGCTCAGAAAGAAAAGTAAGACAATTGTTGCTGGAGTCGTTAGAGTCGGAAGAAAAACTAAGAAGGCACGAAAACGATATGCAAAAGCGCATTGTAAATTATGAAAAACGCATTCAAGAACTCGAAGAACAAATAAAAATACTGGACAACCTGGGCAATGAACCAGGTATTCAATAA